One Cannabis sativa cultivar Pink pepper isolate KNU-18-1 unplaced genomic scaffold, ASM2916894v1 Contig4, whole genome shotgun sequence DNA segment encodes these proteins:
- the LOC115699166 gene encoding anaphase-promoting complex subunit 2 isoform X3 — protein sequence MLVHALQSFEDHVSGGSHNSDAERVYLLSKYQMLVSSVLMATLPRHFPDMLDWYFKERLEELSTIMAGDDSEFQDGDGIGSHERSKVSCGAGQMEIDDSSGHGRFSENNKLVKNIGKVVCDLRNLGFTSMTEDAYASAIFFLLKAKVHDLAGDDYRSSVLESIKGWIQAVPLQFLHALLAYLGDSISYDSVSSGLKSPLASHPSSFYPGIDTPSEGLVRWQLRLEYFAYETLQNLRIAKLFEIIVDYPDSLPAIEDLKQCLEYTGQHSKLVESFISALRYRLLTAGASTNDILHQYVSTIKALRTIDPAGVFLEAVGEPIRDYLRGRKDTIKCIVTMLTDGTGGNSNISGNTGDSLLEELNRDEESQENTGHDDDFHTDDKQAWINATRWEPDPVEADPLKGSRNRRKVDILGMIVGIVGSKDQLVNEYRVMLAEKLLNKSGYDIDTELRTLELLKIHFGESSMQKCEIMLNDLIDSKRTNSNIKATINKLSRTDVFVEPEPEDNGLAMDILDATILSSNFWPQIQEESLIIPQAVDRLLSDYAKRFNEIKTPRKLMWKKNLGAVKLELQFEDRQMQFTVTPVHAAIIMKFQDQACWTSKSLAAAIGVPIDVLNRRINFWISKGVIAETLGGDINDHKFTLMEGVSDTSKTPGTSGNCEDLAGDEEGDRSVASVEDQLRKEMTVYEKFIMGMLTNFGSMALDRIHNTLKMFCVADPSYDKTLQQLQGFLSGLVSEEKLELRDGMYTLKK from the exons ATGCTGGTTCATGCTTTACAGTCTTTCGAGGATCATGTTTCTGGAGGAAGCCACAATTCAGATGCAGAGAGAGTTTACCTCCTTTCTAAGTATCAAATGCTTGTGTCTTCGGTTCTGATGGCTACCCTTCCTCGTCATTTTCCAG ATATGCTTGACTGGTATTTTAAGGAACGATTGGAGGAGCTAAGTACTATCATGGCTGGAGATGATAGTGAATTTCAAGATGGGGATGGAATTGGTTCACATGAAAGGAGCAAAGTATCCTGTGGGGCTGGTCAAATGGAAATTGATGATTCCTCTGGCCATGGCAGGTTCTCAGAAAATAATAAGTTGGTGAAAAACATTGGGAAGGTTGTTTGCGATCTAAGAAATCTTGGGTTTACATCTATGACGGAAGATGCCTATGCTTCTGCTATATTTTTTCTTCTCAAG GCCAAAGTACATGATCTTGCTGGTGATGATTACAGGAGTTCTGTTTTGGAATCCATTAAAGGGTGGATACAG GCTGTGCCTCTTCAGTTTTTGCATGCCCTTCTTGCTTATCTTGGTGACTCCATTAGTTATGACAGTGTTTCTTCTGGACTTAAATCGCCTTTGGCTTCACACCCTTCGTCATTCTATCCTGGAATTGATACACCTTCTGAAGGGCTTGTAAGATGGCAATTGCGACTAGAATATTTTGCTTATGAAACACTTCAAAATCTAAGAATAGccaaattatttgaaattattgTTGACTACCCGGATAG TTTACCTGCCATTGAAGATTTAAAACAGTGTCTCGAGTACACTGGACAGCATTCTAAGCTGGTGGAGTCATTCATCTCTGCACTACGATATCGCTTGCTTACAGCAGGGGCCTCAACAAATGACATATTACATCAATATGTTTCAACTATTAAGGCACTCCGAACAATAGATCCAGCAGGTGTTTTCCTTGAAGCAGTTGGTGAACCAATCAGGGACTATTTAAGAGGAAGGAAAGACACCATAAAATGCATTGTGACAATGCTTACTGATGGCACTGGCGGCAATTCAAACATTTCTGGAAATACCGGTGATAGCCTTCTTGAAGAATTAAATAGAGATGAAGAAAGCCAGGAGAACACTGGTCATGATGACGATTTTCACACTGATGACAAACAAGCATGGATTAATGCCACACG CTGGGAGCCTGACCCCGTAGAAGCTGACCCTTTGAAGGGTAGCAGGAATAGAAGGAAGGTTGACATACTTGGGATGATTGTTGGTATAGTTGGTTCGAAAGATCAACTAGTAAATGAATATCGTGTTATGCTCGCTGAAAAGCTTCTAAACAAATCTGGTTATGACATAGACACGGAGTTACGTACTCTTGAGCTGCTCAAG ATACATTTTGGAGAAAGCAGCATGCAGAAATGTGAAATTATGCTAAATGATCTGATTGATTCCAAGAGAACAAATTCCAATATTAAAGCAACTATAAACAAGTTGTCTCGAACAg ATGTGTTTGTAGAGCCTGAGCCAGAGGATAATGGTTTAGCCATGGATATTCTTGATGCTACAATCTTATCTTCTAATTTCTGGCCTCAGATCCAG GAAGAATCCCTTATTATACCTCAGGCTGTTGATCGGCTGCTCTCAGATTATGCAAAGAGATTCAATGAAATCAAGACCCCTCGAAAGCTAATGTGGAAGAAGAACCTTGGTGCAGTCAAG TTGGAATTGCAATTTGAAGATAGGCAGATGCAGTTTACAGTGACTCCTGTCCACGCAGCAATAATTATGAAGTTTCAAGATCAAGCTTG TTGGACATCTAAAAGTCTTGCAGCTGCAATTGGGGTTCCCATAGATGTACTTAACCGCAGGATAAATTTTTGGATAAGCAAG GGAGTTATTGCAGAAACACTTGGGGGAGACATAAATGACCATAAATTTACCCTTATGGAAGGTGTAAGTGACACGAGTAAGACTCCTGGTACTAGTGGAAATTGTGAAGATCTCGCAGGGGATGAGGAAGGGGACAGATCTGTGGCTTCCGTTGAAGATCAACTACGAAAAGAAATGACTGTGTACGAG AAATTTATCATGGGTATGCTCACAAATTTTGGGAGCATGGCATTAGATCGAATTCATAATACTCTAAAG ATGTTCTGTGTAGCTGATCCTTCTTATGACAAGACTCTCCAACAATTGCAAGGTTTCTTATCTGGACTAGTTTCTGAAGAAAAGTTAGAACTAAGAGATGGAATGTACACTCTGAAGAAGTAG
- the LOC115703906 gene encoding uncharacterized protein LOC115703906, whose translation MERLPVLIKSNGQWNEDHNYVNYVASGEFIPTKCKYEELLQILLTSLGCENTSTTLQIQYQAKEGIPPIKICNDRSLYFYLELKMKETDFTTYPLCVNQQNNNTTPAATPNSISTTTPYEYNVAMIENNTTTLENNITTTESYTTGQQTEEGEKSETIEDEEDKFDIIDYANLVAEEMVEQLENTSKKLDPEIDINNAKLITDKQHPEVEKGQTYKDKETLKNVLSYYAIKNNFQYKVWKSCSQEYSQKCVYESCNWSLRASRNGPTNTFIIRRFSNMHTCPINIRHEDQRQATSKLIGECIKPKFLNIKTKATAMDIKGELKYRYGIKMNYMKAWRSKEHAVNDLRGNASDSYSLIPSFLHMVEKTNPGSFVDLKTTEDNSLLFVFMALDASIKGWGACIPIVVMDGTFLKAAYGGTLLCTCTQDAAGHIFPLAFCVADSENDQSWKWFFKKFKEAYGVREHQCLISDRNESLIKAAREIYPEIAHSYCGYHILSNLKTSFKQHAAKYNLPFFGAVKAYTEKQFEFHMAELDGLDKRIRPYLKKIGYEKWSRIHSQNKRYSTMTSNISESLNAANLAARELPITTLLECLRALVQQWTHTNRTKAHNTFTKLSPTGEDILLKNYTYSLNLEVKATTDYLFEVTRMKESWEVDLEKRTCTCNSVTP comes from the exons ATGGAACGTCTACCAGTACTCATCaagagcaatggacaatggAATGAAGATCACAATTATGTGAACTATGTGGCTAGTGGAGAATTCATACCAACAAAATGCAAGTACGAAGAGCTACTGCAAATACTGCTTACTTCATTGGGTTGCGAAAACACCAGCACAACACTACAAATACAGTACCAAGCTAAAGAAGGAATACCACCAATCAAAATATGCAACGATCGAAGCCTCTACTTTTACTTGGAATTGAAAATGAAGGAAACAGATTTCACTACATATCCACTATGTGTCAACCAGCAAAACAACAACACAACACCTGCTGCAACACCAAATTCGATATCCACAACAACACCGTATGAATATAATGTGGCAATGAtcgaaaacaacacaacaacgcttgaaaacaacataacaacAACAGAATCATACACAACGGGACAGcaaacagaagaaggggaaaAGTCAGAAACAATAGAAGATGAGGAGGACAAATTCGACATAATTGACTATGCAAATCTGGTTGCTGAAGAAATGGTAGAACAACttgaaaacaccagtaaaaaacTGGATCCAGAAATCGACATCAACAATGCAAAGTTAATAACAGACAAGCAACACCCTGAAGTGGAAAAAGGACAGacatacaaagacaaagaaactcTAAAAAATGTCCTCAGCTACTACGCAATCAAAAACAACTTTCAGTACAAAGTGTGGAAGTCCTGCTCTCAAGAGTACAGTCAGAAATGTGTTTACGAAAGCTGCAATTGGTCACTAAGAGCATCGAGAAATGGCCCAACAAACACATTCATAATCAGGAG GTTCTCAAATATGCACACATGCCCCATAAATATTAGGCATGAAGACCAAAGGCAAGCAACATCGAAACTGATAGGGGAATGCATAAAACCGAAGTTCTTGAACATAAAGACCAAGGCAACAGCGATGGACATAAAAGGGGAGTTGAAATACAGATATGGCATCAAAATGAACTATATGAAAGCTTGGAGAAGTAAGGAACATGCAGTAAACGACTTGAGAGGTAATGCTAGTGACTCGTACAGCCTAATACCGAGTTTCTTACACATGGTGGAAAAAACAAACCCTGGATCATTTGTCGATCTGAAAACGACAGAAGACAACAGCTTGCTCTTTGTTTTCATGGCGTTGGATGCATCCATAAAAGGGTGGGGAGCATGCATACCGATAGTTGTTATGGACGGAACGTTCCTCAAAGCAGCTTATGGGGGAACTTTGTTGTGCACATGCACACAAGATGCAGCTGGTCATATTTTTCCACTAGCGTTTTGTGTTGCAGATTCTGAGAATGACCAATCTTGGAAATGgttcttcaaaaaatttaaagaagcgTATGGGGTACGGGAACACCAATGCCTAATTTCAGACAGAAATGAAAGCCTCATCAAAGCAGCGAGAGAAATCTATCCAGAAATTGCACACAGTTACTGCGGTTACCACATTTTGAGCAACCTTAAAACAAGCTTCAAACAACATGCTGCCAAATACAATCTGCCATTCTTTGGAGCAGTGAAAGCCTACACAGAAAAGCAATTCGAGTTCCACATGGCTGAATTGGATGGATTGGACAAACGCATAAGACCTTACCTAAAAAAAATCGGGTATGAAAAGTGGTCAAGAATTCATAGCCAAAACAAGAGGTATTCCACAATGACCTCAAACATATCAGAATCACTGAACGCTGCAAATTTGGCAGCAAGGGAGCTACCAATTACAACGCTGCTAGAATGCTTGAGAGCATTGGTGCAACAATGGACGCATACTAATAGGACAAAAGCACACAACACCTTCACTAAGCTATCACCAACTGGAGAAGACATACTGTTGAAAAATTACACATACTCATTGAATCTGgag gTTAAAGCAACAACAGATTACTTGTTTGAGGTAACAAGAATGAAAGAATCGTGGGAAGTAGACCTAGAAAAAAGAACATGCACGTGCAacagtgtaacaccctaa
- the LOC115699166 gene encoding anaphase-promoting complex subunit 2 isoform X1, which yields MEDSTSPPFNLGILGTLSHHQIQEIIDSYNGFCSATNVLLHGAGDLSIGSEFIVHVHGLCKHGLDSLVRDHFLRVLEETFQKNGVFKFWGHFDSCANASELEMKNSHNGEDEIQEVLCKALEEITTEKQYQEKCLLMLVHALQSFEDHVSGGSHNSDAERVYLLSKYQMLVSSVLMATLPRHFPDMLDWYFKERLEELSTIMAGDDSEFQDGDGIGSHERSKVSCGAGQMEIDDSSGHGRFSENNKLVKNIGKVVCDLRNLGFTSMTEDAYASAIFFLLKAKVHDLAGDDYRSSVLESIKGWIQAVPLQFLHALLAYLGDSISYDSVSSGLKSPLASHPSSFYPGIDTPSEGLVRWQLRLEYFAYETLQNLRIAKLFEIIVDYPDSLPAIEDLKQCLEYTGQHSKLVESFISALRYRLLTAGASTNDILHQYVSTIKALRTIDPAGVFLEAVGEPIRDYLRGRKDTIKCIVTMLTDGTGGNSNISGNTGDSLLEELNRDEESQENTGHDDDFHTDDKQAWINATRWEPDPVEADPLKGSRNRRKVDILGMIVGIVGSKDQLVNEYRVMLAEKLLNKSGYDIDTELRTLELLKIHFGESSMQKCEIMLNDLIDSKRTNSNIKATINKLSRTDVFVEPEPEDNGLAMDILDATILSSNFWPQIQEESLIIPQAVDRLLSDYAKRFNEIKTPRKLMWKKNLGAVKLELQFEDRQMQFTVTPVHAAIIMKFQDQACWTSKSLAAAIGVPIDVLNRRINFWISKGVIAETLGGDINDHKFTLMEGVSDTSKTPGTSGNCEDLAGDEEGDRSVASVEDQLRKEMTVYEKFIMGMLTNFGSMALDRIHNTLKMFCVADPSYDKTLQQLQGFLSGLVSEEKLELRDGMYTLKK from the exons ATGGAGGACTCCACCTCCCCACCTTTCAATTTGGGGATTTTGGGTACTCTCTCTCACCACCAGATTCAAGAGATCATCGATAGCTACAACGGCTTCTGCTCTGCCACCAACGTGCTTCTCCACGGCGCCGGGGATCTTTCTATCGGTTCCGAGTTCATCGTTCACGTCCACGGCCTCTGCAAGCACGGCCTCGACTCTTTGGTTCGGGACCACTTTCTCCGAGTTCTTGAG GAAACCTTTCAGAAAAATGGTGTCTTCAAATTTTGGGGGCATTTCGATTCTTGCGCCAATGCTTCTGAACTGGAAATGAAAAACTCTCAT AATGGGGAGGATGAAATTCAAGAAGTACTTTGCAAAGCTCTAGAAGAGATAACAACGGAGAAGCAATATCAAGAGAAGTGTTTGTTAATGCTGGTTCATGCTTTACAGTCTTTCGAGGATCATGTTTCTGGAGGAAGCCACAATTCAGATGCAGAGAGAGTTTACCTCCTTTCTAAGTATCAAATGCTTGTGTCTTCGGTTCTGATGGCTACCCTTCCTCGTCATTTTCCAG ATATGCTTGACTGGTATTTTAAGGAACGATTGGAGGAGCTAAGTACTATCATGGCTGGAGATGATAGTGAATTTCAAGATGGGGATGGAATTGGTTCACATGAAAGGAGCAAAGTATCCTGTGGGGCTGGTCAAATGGAAATTGATGATTCCTCTGGCCATGGCAGGTTCTCAGAAAATAATAAGTTGGTGAAAAACATTGGGAAGGTTGTTTGCGATCTAAGAAATCTTGGGTTTACATCTATGACGGAAGATGCCTATGCTTCTGCTATATTTTTTCTTCTCAAG GCCAAAGTACATGATCTTGCTGGTGATGATTACAGGAGTTCTGTTTTGGAATCCATTAAAGGGTGGATACAG GCTGTGCCTCTTCAGTTTTTGCATGCCCTTCTTGCTTATCTTGGTGACTCCATTAGTTATGACAGTGTTTCTTCTGGACTTAAATCGCCTTTGGCTTCACACCCTTCGTCATTCTATCCTGGAATTGATACACCTTCTGAAGGGCTTGTAAGATGGCAATTGCGACTAGAATATTTTGCTTATGAAACACTTCAAAATCTAAGAATAGccaaattatttgaaattattgTTGACTACCCGGATAG TTTACCTGCCATTGAAGATTTAAAACAGTGTCTCGAGTACACTGGACAGCATTCTAAGCTGGTGGAGTCATTCATCTCTGCACTACGATATCGCTTGCTTACAGCAGGGGCCTCAACAAATGACATATTACATCAATATGTTTCAACTATTAAGGCACTCCGAACAATAGATCCAGCAGGTGTTTTCCTTGAAGCAGTTGGTGAACCAATCAGGGACTATTTAAGAGGAAGGAAAGACACCATAAAATGCATTGTGACAATGCTTACTGATGGCACTGGCGGCAATTCAAACATTTCTGGAAATACCGGTGATAGCCTTCTTGAAGAATTAAATAGAGATGAAGAAAGCCAGGAGAACACTGGTCATGATGACGATTTTCACACTGATGACAAACAAGCATGGATTAATGCCACACG CTGGGAGCCTGACCCCGTAGAAGCTGACCCTTTGAAGGGTAGCAGGAATAGAAGGAAGGTTGACATACTTGGGATGATTGTTGGTATAGTTGGTTCGAAAGATCAACTAGTAAATGAATATCGTGTTATGCTCGCTGAAAAGCTTCTAAACAAATCTGGTTATGACATAGACACGGAGTTACGTACTCTTGAGCTGCTCAAG ATACATTTTGGAGAAAGCAGCATGCAGAAATGTGAAATTATGCTAAATGATCTGATTGATTCCAAGAGAACAAATTCCAATATTAAAGCAACTATAAACAAGTTGTCTCGAACAg ATGTGTTTGTAGAGCCTGAGCCAGAGGATAATGGTTTAGCCATGGATATTCTTGATGCTACAATCTTATCTTCTAATTTCTGGCCTCAGATCCAG GAAGAATCCCTTATTATACCTCAGGCTGTTGATCGGCTGCTCTCAGATTATGCAAAGAGATTCAATGAAATCAAGACCCCTCGAAAGCTAATGTGGAAGAAGAACCTTGGTGCAGTCAAG TTGGAATTGCAATTTGAAGATAGGCAGATGCAGTTTACAGTGACTCCTGTCCACGCAGCAATAATTATGAAGTTTCAAGATCAAGCTTG TTGGACATCTAAAAGTCTTGCAGCTGCAATTGGGGTTCCCATAGATGTACTTAACCGCAGGATAAATTTTTGGATAAGCAAG GGAGTTATTGCAGAAACACTTGGGGGAGACATAAATGACCATAAATTTACCCTTATGGAAGGTGTAAGTGACACGAGTAAGACTCCTGGTACTAGTGGAAATTGTGAAGATCTCGCAGGGGATGAGGAAGGGGACAGATCTGTGGCTTCCGTTGAAGATCAACTACGAAAAGAAATGACTGTGTACGAG AAATTTATCATGGGTATGCTCACAAATTTTGGGAGCATGGCATTAGATCGAATTCATAATACTCTAAAG ATGTTCTGTGTAGCTGATCCTTCTTATGACAAGACTCTCCAACAATTGCAAGGTTTCTTATCTGGACTAGTTTCTGAAGAAAAGTTAGAACTAAGAGATGGAATGTACACTCTGAAGAAGTAG
- the LOC115699166 gene encoding anaphase-promoting complex subunit 2 isoform X2: protein MEDSTSPPFNLGILGTLSHHQIQEIIDSYNGFCSATNVLLHGAGDLSIGSEFIVHVHGLCKHGLDSLVRDHFLRVLEETFQKNGVFKFWGHFDSCANASELEMKNSHNGEDEIQEVLCKALEEITTEKQYQEKCLLMLVHALQSFEDHVSGGSHNSDAERVYLLSKYQMLVSSVLMATLPRHFPDMLDWYFKERLEELSTIMAGDDSEFQDGDGIGSHERSKVSCGAGQMEIDDSSGHGRFSENNKLVKNIGKVVCDLRNLGFTSMTEDAYASAIFFLLKAKVHDLAGDDYRSSVLESIKGWIQAVPLQFLHALLAYLGDSISYDSVSSGLKSPLASHPSSFYPGIDTPSEGLVRWQLRLEYFAYETLQNLRIAKLFEIIVDYPDSLPAIEDLKQCLEYTGQHSKLVESFISALRYRLLTAGASTNDILHQYVSTIKALRTIDPAGVFLEAVGEPIRDYLRGRKDTIKCIVTMLTDGTGGNSNISGNTGDSLLEELNRDEESQENTGHDDDFHTDDKQAWINATRWEPDPVEADPLKGSRNRRKVDILGMIVGIVGSKDQLVNEYRVMLAEKLLNKSGYDIDTELRTLELLKIHFGESSMQKCEIMLNDLIDSKRTNSNIKATINKLSRTEPEPEDNGLAMDILDATILSSNFWPQIQEESLIIPQAVDRLLSDYAKRFNEIKTPRKLMWKKNLGAVKLELQFEDRQMQFTVTPVHAAIIMKFQDQACWTSKSLAAAIGVPIDVLNRRINFWISKGVIAETLGGDINDHKFTLMEGVSDTSKTPGTSGNCEDLAGDEEGDRSVASVEDQLRKEMTVYEKFIMGMLTNFGSMALDRIHNTLKMFCVADPSYDKTLQQLQGFLSGLVSEEKLELRDGMYTLKK, encoded by the exons ATGGAGGACTCCACCTCCCCACCTTTCAATTTGGGGATTTTGGGTACTCTCTCTCACCACCAGATTCAAGAGATCATCGATAGCTACAACGGCTTCTGCTCTGCCACCAACGTGCTTCTCCACGGCGCCGGGGATCTTTCTATCGGTTCCGAGTTCATCGTTCACGTCCACGGCCTCTGCAAGCACGGCCTCGACTCTTTGGTTCGGGACCACTTTCTCCGAGTTCTTGAG GAAACCTTTCAGAAAAATGGTGTCTTCAAATTTTGGGGGCATTTCGATTCTTGCGCCAATGCTTCTGAACTGGAAATGAAAAACTCTCAT AATGGGGAGGATGAAATTCAAGAAGTACTTTGCAAAGCTCTAGAAGAGATAACAACGGAGAAGCAATATCAAGAGAAGTGTTTGTTAATGCTGGTTCATGCTTTACAGTCTTTCGAGGATCATGTTTCTGGAGGAAGCCACAATTCAGATGCAGAGAGAGTTTACCTCCTTTCTAAGTATCAAATGCTTGTGTCTTCGGTTCTGATGGCTACCCTTCCTCGTCATTTTCCAG ATATGCTTGACTGGTATTTTAAGGAACGATTGGAGGAGCTAAGTACTATCATGGCTGGAGATGATAGTGAATTTCAAGATGGGGATGGAATTGGTTCACATGAAAGGAGCAAAGTATCCTGTGGGGCTGGTCAAATGGAAATTGATGATTCCTCTGGCCATGGCAGGTTCTCAGAAAATAATAAGTTGGTGAAAAACATTGGGAAGGTTGTTTGCGATCTAAGAAATCTTGGGTTTACATCTATGACGGAAGATGCCTATGCTTCTGCTATATTTTTTCTTCTCAAG GCCAAAGTACATGATCTTGCTGGTGATGATTACAGGAGTTCTGTTTTGGAATCCATTAAAGGGTGGATACAG GCTGTGCCTCTTCAGTTTTTGCATGCCCTTCTTGCTTATCTTGGTGACTCCATTAGTTATGACAGTGTTTCTTCTGGACTTAAATCGCCTTTGGCTTCACACCCTTCGTCATTCTATCCTGGAATTGATACACCTTCTGAAGGGCTTGTAAGATGGCAATTGCGACTAGAATATTTTGCTTATGAAACACTTCAAAATCTAAGAATAGccaaattatttgaaattattgTTGACTACCCGGATAG TTTACCTGCCATTGAAGATTTAAAACAGTGTCTCGAGTACACTGGACAGCATTCTAAGCTGGTGGAGTCATTCATCTCTGCACTACGATATCGCTTGCTTACAGCAGGGGCCTCAACAAATGACATATTACATCAATATGTTTCAACTATTAAGGCACTCCGAACAATAGATCCAGCAGGTGTTTTCCTTGAAGCAGTTGGTGAACCAATCAGGGACTATTTAAGAGGAAGGAAAGACACCATAAAATGCATTGTGACAATGCTTACTGATGGCACTGGCGGCAATTCAAACATTTCTGGAAATACCGGTGATAGCCTTCTTGAAGAATTAAATAGAGATGAAGAAAGCCAGGAGAACACTGGTCATGATGACGATTTTCACACTGATGACAAACAAGCATGGATTAATGCCACACG CTGGGAGCCTGACCCCGTAGAAGCTGACCCTTTGAAGGGTAGCAGGAATAGAAGGAAGGTTGACATACTTGGGATGATTGTTGGTATAGTTGGTTCGAAAGATCAACTAGTAAATGAATATCGTGTTATGCTCGCTGAAAAGCTTCTAAACAAATCTGGTTATGACATAGACACGGAGTTACGTACTCTTGAGCTGCTCAAG ATACATTTTGGAGAAAGCAGCATGCAGAAATGTGAAATTATGCTAAATGATCTGATTGATTCCAAGAGAACAAATTCCAATATTAAAGCAACTATAAACAAGTTGTCTCGAACAg AGCCTGAGCCAGAGGATAATGGTTTAGCCATGGATATTCTTGATGCTACAATCTTATCTTCTAATTTCTGGCCTCAGATCCAG GAAGAATCCCTTATTATACCTCAGGCTGTTGATCGGCTGCTCTCAGATTATGCAAAGAGATTCAATGAAATCAAGACCCCTCGAAAGCTAATGTGGAAGAAGAACCTTGGTGCAGTCAAG TTGGAATTGCAATTTGAAGATAGGCAGATGCAGTTTACAGTGACTCCTGTCCACGCAGCAATAATTATGAAGTTTCAAGATCAAGCTTG TTGGACATCTAAAAGTCTTGCAGCTGCAATTGGGGTTCCCATAGATGTACTTAACCGCAGGATAAATTTTTGGATAAGCAAG GGAGTTATTGCAGAAACACTTGGGGGAGACATAAATGACCATAAATTTACCCTTATGGAAGGTGTAAGTGACACGAGTAAGACTCCTGGTACTAGTGGAAATTGTGAAGATCTCGCAGGGGATGAGGAAGGGGACAGATCTGTGGCTTCCGTTGAAGATCAACTACGAAAAGAAATGACTGTGTACGAG AAATTTATCATGGGTATGCTCACAAATTTTGGGAGCATGGCATTAGATCGAATTCATAATACTCTAAAG ATGTTCTGTGTAGCTGATCCTTCTTATGACAAGACTCTCCAACAATTGCAAGGTTTCTTATCTGGACTAGTTTCTGAAGAAAAGTTAGAACTAAGAGATGGAATGTACACTCTGAAGAAGTAG